The nucleotide window AGCCGGCCTGGATCCAGATCATGACCACGATCAGCAGCAGCGTGTTCAGCGGCCAGTCCAGCAGCCACAGCTGCGGCGTGCCGCCCATCCAGACCACGATCTGGTTGAGCAGGCCGATCTGCTTCACGTTGGCCTGGTCGGGGCGGTACGCGTAGACGAACTTCCAGATGATCGAGGCGCCGACGAACGAGATCGCCATCGGCATGAAGATCAGCGCCTTGGCGAACGACTCCAACCGGGCCTTGTCGACCAGGACGGCGTAGAGCAGGCCGATGGCGGTGGCCACGAACGGCGTCAGCAGGACCCACACGGCGGTGTTTGTCAGCACCGTCAGCTGGTCCTTGTCCGTGAAGATCGTCTGGTAGTTGTCCAGGCCGATGAACACGTCGCCCGCGGCGTCGAAGAAGGACTCGTAGATGGTGCGGATGCCGGGATAGACGAGGCCCACGAGCAGCATCAGCAGCGTCGGGGCGAGATAGGAATAGGCGACGACCCGGTCACCGCGGCGGCCGCCGAAGCGCCCCGCGATGAACAGGATGATGCCCACGACCGCGGCGAAGAGAAGGATCGCAGCGAACATCTGCGTGAACTTCTCGGCGGTGGTGTCGGCGGTGTCGAACACTCGACCCGTACCTCCTCAGGAGAGCGGTGAGGCCGGTCGCCAG belongs to Amorphoplanes digitatis and includes:
- a CDS encoding carbohydrate ABC transporter permease, which codes for MFAAILLFAAVVGIILFIAGRFGGRRGDRVVAYSYLAPTLLMLLVGLVYPGIRTIYESFFDAAGDVFIGLDNYQTIFTDKDQLTVLTNTAVWVLLTPFVATAIGLLYAVLVDKARLESFAKALIFMPMAISFVGASIIWKFVYAYRPDQANVKQIGLLNQIVVWMGGTPQLWLLDWPLNTLLLIVVMIWIQAGFAMTVLSAAIKAIPGDIIEAARLDGVSPWGMFRFVTLPSIRPAVVVVLTTIGIGTLKVFDIVRTMTGGQYDTSVIANEFYSQSFRSDNQGLGSALAVLLFVLVIPIVAYNVRHIRRSESL